The Armatimonadota bacterium DNA segment ACCACGGGCGATATCCTCCGATCCGCCCCACGGAGCTCAAGACATTCCGGCGGGCACCCGCATCAGCGCCGACATGGACCGCCGACTTGATCCAAAGACCGTGAACACCAATACGGTGTCGGTCGTGGACGCAATCGGCAACCGCGTCAACGGTATCGTGCACTATGACGACGAACTGCGCCGCATTACCTTCGTGCCGGCGGCGCCTCTCGAAGCCAACATGCGGTACACGTTCACCGTGGCATCGGGCAAGAAGGGCGTCGTCGGGGTGACTGGTTACGCTCTGCAGGAAGACTATAGCATCGACTTCGATACATGCTCGGAGCACGCACCGCTAAAGGTCATTGCCTGCAAGCCCGCCCAGGGCGCCCGCGGCGTCTCGCACAGGCCGGCCATCGAGGCGCGGTTCAATCAGCAGATAGACCCGGGAAGCATCGACCCGAGCTCGATGAAGGTCAAGGATGAGGAAGCCGTGAAGGCTCTGGCGGAGGCCAACCTGCGGTTGGTTGTCAGCATCGCCCGGAAGTACACCGGCCGGTCCTCCATGAGCTTCCTGGACCTGATCCAGGAAGGCAATATGGGCCTGATGCGCGCGGTGGAGAAGTTCGATTACCGCAAGGGCTATAAGTTCAGCACGTACGCGACATGGTGGATTCGCCAGGCAATCACACGCGCCATTGCCGACCAGGGCAGGATCATCCGCATCCCGGTGCACATGGTGGAGACAATCAACCGCCTTGTGAAGACCTCGCGACAGCTTCTCCAGCAATTGGGGCGAGAGCCGACCCTGGAGGAAGTGGCGGCAGAGATGGACATGCCCCTGGAGCGCGTCAGCGAAATCCGGCGGATCGCTCCGGAGCCGCTGTCTCTAGAGGCGCCCGTCGGCGAAGAGGAGAACAGCCACCTGGGCGATTTCGTGCCGGATGACGAAATCTACACCCCGGTGGACGCCGCATCTAACCTCGTCCTGCGTGAGCAGCTCGAGAAAGTGCTGGAGCAGCTGAGTGAGCGCGAGCGCGAGGTGCTCAAGCTCCGCTTTGGCCTGGAAGATGGGTATTCGCGGACCCTCGAAGAGGTTGGCCACATCTTCGAGGTTACCCGGGAACGCATCCGTCAGATCGAGGCGAAGGCGCTGAAGAAGCTGCGACACCCTGGCCGCAACCGCCGGCTGCGCGACTATATTGAGTGATTGTGCCTGCTCCCGCGTCCCCCCTGCGCACCCAGGAGCATCGGTCTTGTGGAATGCGTGCCGGCCTCGTGTCAGGCCAGTGTCCGGTGCCCGCGGTGTTGGCGCCGAGCCGTGTGCTGTCGGCCTTCGGGTGGAGCCGTCCGCCTGTGGCGCCGAGAATGGGCCGCAATCCCCGTGGGGCGGCCGTAACCGGTGCGCGGGGCAGGGCCTGTCGCCCTCCTTTCGTGGGCTCAAGGTCCACCGCGGGGCGGCAATCGGGGGGCTTTCCGGCCCCACCTGCAGGTTGTCGCCCGTCCCGCGGGCTGCGGGAGAAGGGTTCAGAGCAAAGGGCAGGCTGAATGCGAGTTCGGCCCCAGCCGGCACGCATCTCAAGAAACCGATGCTCCTGCCCTTGCACCCCTTGCGTGGGTCGCGCGCGGCTGGGTATACTTATGGTCCAGGTACAGGTGGGCCCGTAGCTCAGCGGTTAGAGCAGTCGGCTCATAACCGATTGGTCGCTGGTTCGAATCCGGCCGGGCCCACCAGAACGACGACATGCCCAGCCACTCCACGTCGTGTCGTGCACCGATTTCCGGGGAGTGGCTTGTTTGTTACGCAGTGCCACTTGGCCCGATGCCATACGGCCCGGGCGTGGGTGTGGTGAACGTCTTCCATGATCCCCATTATCGCCGAGCACCTCAAGGCGCACCGGCACCAACTGCGGAAGCATGCGCTGTTCATCGGGTCCACGGTGCCCATCCCCCCCGACGACGTGCCCATCGACCGAGCAATCGAGCGCGCGGCGTTGAATTGGGCCGGCGACCGGGTGGCAGGCTACGAGGAAGACGAACGGGCACGCGAGGCTGTGCGGCTGTTCGCCGAAGGTGTGCCCGAACATGAGGTACGCTGCAAGCTGCTGGAGGAAGTGCTGGGGGCTGAAGCCAGGCCTGCGGAAGGTCACGTTCGCCTGGCGCGCCTCGTCAAGGACGGGTACTACTCGTCGATCTTTCTGTCCGAACCCGATGACATGTTGGAGCGCGCTCTGCGGGCGCAACACATGGAACCCGGCAAGGACTACCACCTCCTCGTGGCAGGACTGGACGACCCCAAGGACATCCGCATCGCCCTGGAGGAATCGACCCGCATCTCCATCGTCAAGTGCGGGGGCGATCTCCATCAGCGGTTCCTGCCCGTCTCCACCGAGGAAATCACTGAGGTTGCGAGAAGCCTGGAGACGATCCTGGGTGACGTTTTCAAGCTCTTCAGCGTCTTCGTCGCCATGTCGGACCGGGACACGCCTTTCCTTGAGCGTATCCCCCGGGAGGGCGGTAAGGTTTTCTGGATCAACCGCATGATCCCCATGGCCGATGCCGAGCTCTACGATGAGCTGCGCATCGAGAACCCCGCAAGCGCCGACTACCACCGCTACCAGCCCCATGTCATGTCGCTGCTGGAAGCCCGCCACTCGTCCCGGCATCTCCTTTGCCGCGAGCCCGGGTCCTTCAATGACTTCTTCGCCAAGCTCCACGGGCGCCTTGTCCGGCACCGCCGGCGGGAGCGTGGTGGACGCCGGGACATGACTGTCCTGCGTGGGGGCCCTTTCCGCTTCCTGGACCATTTCAACGCCGAGGACGAAGACTTCTACTTCGGACGCGAGGCCGACGTCAGTGCTGTGGTGGAGAAGATCCGCAGCAAGCCCCTGACGGTACTGTTCGGCACCAGTGGCGTCGGAAAGACCTCGCTGTTGCGCGCCGGCGTGTTCAACGCCCTGCGAAAGGAGACGGAGGAAGCGGACGCGGAGGAATCGCGCCCGTGGCTGGTCGTCTATGCCCGGGTTGGTGACGACCCTCGCGTCAGCATCCAGCAGGCCATCATCGCGGCCGTGGAGGAGGCAGGGTTCGACACCCGACAGCTGGCTGCCGCCGAGAACTGCTCGGCTCTCATATCAAAGGTGGTGGAGCGGACCGGGCGTAGGGTTGTGATCCTTCTCGACCAGTTTGCGGAGTACTTTGTCAAGTTGGGCGCCCGGGTTCGCCGGCGATCCGTCATCGCGCTGAAGGAAGCCCTGGAACACTGTTCCGAAGACTTCCGCCTGCTCATCGCCATCCGCGAGGATTACCTCGGGGAGCTGTTCGAGCTTGAGAAAGACTTCCCCGAGATTATGCACAACATGCACCGCCTGCGCCGTCTCACGCGCGAGCAGGCGGAGGATGCGATCATCAAGCCCGCGCAGAACTTTGAGATGCAGGTGGAACGCTCCCTGGTCCACCGTATCGTCAATGACCTGTACCGCGACGGTGTTGAGCCGTACCAGTTGCAGATCGTCCTGCACAGCCTGTACGAAAGCCTCTCCCCGGGTGGCCGCGTGATCACGGAGCGCACTTACGAGCGGGTGGGCGGTGCGCGCGAGGTGCTGGAACAGTATCTGCAGAGGGCGCTGGCCAAGCTGCCCAGCAACGAAAAGCGCACCGCGACCAAAGTGCTCGTGTTTCTGGCATCCGGGTCTGAACTCAAGGCATCGCAGACGGTTGACCGGATCGTCGACGAGGTGAACGTTGACCGGGAGCTGGTTGAGCGCGCCCTGGCGCACCTCGTGGACCTCGGCCTTCTGCGACCGGTGGGGCGCGGACGCGAGCGGGAATATGAGCTCGTGCACGAGATCCTCGCGGACCGCATCGAAAAGGATCTGGCCGGGGCACAAGTGCTCCTGCGCGACATTCAGGACCTGCTCACCCGGGAGCTCAATAGCTACGAGCAGTTCGGGTTGCTCACAGGGCCCGAGGAGTTGCGGCTAATCGGCACCGTGCGCGATGATCTGGTGATCGGCCCCGACGAGCTTCGGCTCATCATCCGCAGTGCACTCACACGCGAGGTGGACGCTGACTACTGGTTCAAACGTCTCTGGGAACTGCGCGACGGCAAGAGCGAGTTCATCGCGCGGCTCATGCGTGATGAAGAGCCCAAGGTGCGGCGCTACGTGTACCAGCATCTGTCGGATCATCTCGAGGCCAGGCTGATCCGCCACCTGGTAC contains these protein-coding regions:
- a CDS encoding PQQ-binding-like beta-propeller repeat protein — protein: MIPIIAEHLKAHRHQLRKHALFIGSTVPIPPDDVPIDRAIERAALNWAGDRVAGYEEDERAREAVRLFAEGVPEHEVRCKLLEEVLGAEARPAEGHVRLARLVKDGYYSSIFLSEPDDMLERALRAQHMEPGKDYHLLVAGLDDPKDIRIALEESTRISIVKCGGDLHQRFLPVSTEEITEVARSLETILGDVFKLFSVFVAMSDRDTPFLERIPREGGKVFWINRMIPMADAELYDELRIENPASADYHRYQPHVMSLLEARHSSRHLLCREPGSFNDFFAKLHGRLVRHRRRERGGRRDMTVLRGGPFRFLDHFNAEDEDFYFGREADVSAVVEKIRSKPLTVLFGTSGVGKTSLLRAGVFNALRKETEEADAEESRPWLVVYARVGDDPRVSIQQAIIAAVEEAGFDTRQLAAAENCSALISKVVERTGRRVVILLDQFAEYFVKLGARVRRRSVIALKEALEHCSEDFRLLIAIREDYLGELFELEKDFPEIMHNMHRLRRLTREQAEDAIIKPAQNFEMQVERSLVHRIVNDLYRDGVEPYQLQIVLHSLYESLSPGGRVITERTYERVGGAREVLEQYLQRALAKLPSNEKRTATKVLVFLASGSELKASQTVDRIVDEVNVDRELVERALAHLVDLGLLRPVGRGREREYELVHEILADRIEKDLAGAQVLLRDIQDLLTRELNSYEQFGLLTGPEELRLIGTVRDDLVIGPDELRLIIRSALTREVDADYWFKRLWELRDGKSEFIARLMRDEEPKVRRYVYQHLSDHLEARLIRHLVHGLDDELPEVRELATTYLRQLDRHLLSMLANADYRVRALAARAAAAIGDRRFVKPLTEAFMDDAPELRDEITSALLEIDDPRTVDSLLKTAVSGQGASWSVAFALGRLSVGEDELAELRKAWSTHRKPHLLYALTVALIQRRHFQEAEEALEQAAALHLEDRGATAFAEVRASLEEERAKASAGEDVWPMFGRNAAHRAMTPQQVSPPLEVAWQFQTEDQVVASPVVRDHLAYVGSRDKKLYAIDTGKGSARWSFLAGDRLEGAAAVTEDLVCVGALSGSVYGVDVTSGQLRWKASLGSSIRASCAVEGDSLFIGTRSGKLFRLDLEHGNVAWEQQLPGEISASTAVSDGIAVVGCWDGALHAHDAASGAPLWVHRTQGPISAAPSIADGVAYCGSDDNSLYALNLADGNLLWKRALPGHIRSAAAVGNELVIFGCVDGRCYALSRETGEIVWATPTEEEILASPAISGDVVYIGSRDGALYALDRPSGEVLWRHKTSYGIYSSPAVAEQTVFIGLGYYGIAALRPETRTGRPH